Proteins encoded by one window of Conger conger chromosome 1, fConCon1.1, whole genome shotgun sequence:
- the znf526 gene encoding zinc finger protein 574, which produces MSGQQEEADGLYVQHQYMCSECHQLFNTLEEVLVHQQSHTGLEGEGEEAGAAQLELADAQAMGESQYQCLECGTLLRTPEELLLHQELHMREAGMEAEHHELCEVVESSETMTAPQLSGQIQYQCLECLALFDTPEVWLAHRQTHNKSSTHNTLSDTEFVLQADGSVTPLVSVQNLVLSEQRAGEILTLAQVLAAQQQVSPLPPTPSRGTLLHSPSPLPGSATLRLQICSAQALADGSTGQGLRRAKLLPPLLPACSPLESGAGRPGEEVCLEVGGPGKEAQEGEEDTGEVVIIHPYECSECALLFQTPEDFLQHQGEHFLAQDKESGEEGHSAFLPPRPRPAPPPPLSLQCAECQRTFTSANRLSAHRRVHEHGTHECPECDKVFKKPASLQTHMRTHSGEARYLCMDCGHGFTTEMTLIIHRKSHTAEPLHRCQFCAKTFTNMTKFLYHRRTHTARNPLAPITMVPAAPHLSILQRAKEREEASVREREAPTSAAVPPGQEPRGSPGGSEPGGALPQPGGENGLDAEHGRETHGGEDAAMDTSSAPPAPADASSGPAERAAAPRGQAFPCPSCSKAFPSQLCLVRHRRTVHVSERRFKCGVCGKPFKKQIHVRNHLRVHTGERPFQCSDCGKTFSSLANLSRHGLTHSGLRPYRCDVCHKAFTQSSNLRQHRLMHANPAPFPCPDCPAAFLRPAKLAAHRYVQHPGSPAPFPCPRCPEGFLRKRQRDRHCLEAHPETDGDAPATGAESSAPPATAEAAPPSGLEGGTPGDGPALPPRAGPECSVCGKRLNSAANLRLHQLSHGRRRAGGPPGARAKGHQCPVCGKLFVSSSGVVLHQRVHTGERPFPCAQCGKRFRQNTHLREHLRTHSGERPFRCELCGKGFVQSMHLAEHRRTHTGERPHACAVCGKAFKTFSNLRSHRKTHARAPPEEAAAALALTDAAAAVPALCQQGEPQLIQIQTQQGQNTPTIMCNEFGETIAIIETSEGGALPLAEAIEIYQTALENSLGLDSITVDSLQLL; this is translated from the exons ATGAGCGGCCAGCAGGAGGAAGCGGACGGGCTGTACGTGCAGCACCAGTACATGTGCAGCGAGTGCCACCAGCTCTTCAACACGCTGGAGGAGGTCCTGGTGCACCAGCAGAGCCACACGGGCCTGGAGGGCGAGGGCGAGGAGGCCGGGGCCGCCCAGCTGGAGCTCGCCGACGCCCAGGCCATGGGGGAGAGCCAGTACCAGTGCCTGGAGTGCGGGACGCTGCTCAGGACCCCCGAGGAGCTGCTCCTGCACCAGGAGCTGCACATGAGAGAGGCGGGGATGGAGGCCGAGCACCACg AGCTGTGTGAGGTGGTGGAGTCCAGCGAAACCATGACCGCGCCCCAGCTGTCCGGGCAGATACAGTACCAGTGTCTGGAGTGCCTGGCTCTGTTCGACACCCCGGAAGTGTGGCTGGCACACAGGCAGACGCACAacaagagcagcacacacaacacgctgTCTGACACG GAGTTTGTGTTACAGGCTGATGGCTCAGTTACCCCGTTAGTCAGCGTTCAGAACCTGGTTCTGAGTGAGCAGCGGGCCGGGGAGATTCTCACCTTGGCTCAG GTTTTGGCGGCGCAGCAGCAGgtcagccccctgccccccacgcCCTCCCGGGGGACCCTGCTGCACTCCCCGTCCCCCCTGCCGGGCTCCGCCACCCTGCGGCTGCAGATCTGCTCCGCCCAGGCGCTGGCCGACGGCTCCACGGGGCAGGGCCTCCGGCGGGCCAAGCTGCTCCCGCCGCTGCTGCCCGCCTGCTCCCCGCTGGAGTCCGGAGCGGGGAGGCCCGGGGAGGAGGTGTGCCTGGAGGTGGGAGGCCCGGGGAAGGAGGCgcaggagggggaagaggacACGGGCGAGGTGGTGATCATACACCCCTACGAGTGCTCCGAGTGCGCCCTGCTCTTCCAGACGCCCGAGGACTTCCTGCAGCACCAGGGCGAGCACTTCCTGGCCCAGGACAAGGAgagcggggaggagggg CACAGCGCCTTCCtcccgccccggccccgcccggccCCGCCGCCGCCCCTCTCCCTGCAGTGCGCCGAGTGCCAGCGCACCTTCACCTCGGCCAATCGGCTGTCGGCGCACCGGCGCGTGCACGAGCACGGCACCCACGAGTGCCCCGAGTGCGACAAGGTGTTCAAGAAGCCGGCGTCGCTGCAgacgcacatgcgcacgcactcGGGCGAGGCCCGCTACCTCTGCATGGACTGCGGCCACGGCTTCACCACCGAGatgaccctcatcatacacag aaagTCCCACACGGCTGAGCCCCTCCACAGGTGTCAGTTCTGTGCCAAGACGTTCACCAACATGACCAAGTTCCTGTACCACCGGCGCACCCACACCGCCCGCAACCCCCTGGCCCCCATCACCATG GTTCCGGCCGCCCCCCACCTCAGCATCCTGCAGCGGGCCAAGGAGCGGGAGGAGGCCagcgtgagggagagggaggcccCCACGAGCGCAGCCGTCCCCCCCGGCCAGGAGCCGCGCGGCAGCCCCGGGGGGTCAGAGCCGGGCGGGGCGCTCCCTCAGCCCGGGGGAGAGAACGGGCTGGACGCGGAGCACGGGCGGGAGACGCACGGCGGGGAGGACGCCGCGATGGACACCTCCTCCGCGCCTCCCGCCCCCGCGGACGCCTCCTCCGGCCCCGCGGAGCGCGCGGCGGCCCCCAGGGGCCAGGCCTTCCCCTGCCCGTCCTGCAGCAAGGCCTTCCCCTCCCAGCTGTGCCTGGTGCGGCACCGGCGCACGGTGCACGTGAGCGAACGGCGCTTCAAGTGCGGCGTGTGCGGGAAGCCCTTCAAGAAGCAGATCCACGTGCGCAACCACCTGCGCGTGCACACGGGCGAGCGGCCCTTCCAGTGCAGCGACTGCGGCAAGACCTTCTCCTCGCTGGCCAACCTGTCGCGCCACGGCCTGACGCACTCGGGCCTGCGGCCGTACCGCTGCGACGTCTGCCACAAGGCCTTCACGCAGTCCTCCAACCTGCGGCAGCACCGGCTCATGCACGCCAACCCCGCGCCCTTCCCCTGCCCCGACTGCCCCGCCGCCTTCCTGCGCCCCGCCAAGCTGGCCGCCCACCGCTACGTGCAGCACCCGGGCTCCCCCGCGCCCTTCCCCTGCCCGCGCTGCCCCGAGGGCTTCCTCCGCAAACGCCAGAGGGACCGGCACTGCCTGGAGGCCCACCCGGAGACGGACGGCGACGCCCCGGCGACCGGCGCCGAGTCGTCCGCCCCCCCGGCGACCGCCGAGGCCGCGCCCCCCTCGGGCCTGGAGGGCGGGACCCCCGGGGACGGCCCCGCCCTCCCGCCCCGCGCGGGCCCGGAGTGCTCCGTGTGCGGCAAGCGGCTGAACTCGGCCGCCAACCTGCGGCTGCACCAGCTGAGCCACGGCCGCCGACGTGCGGgcgggcccccgggggcccgggCCAAGGGCCACCAGTGCCCCGTGTGCGGGAAGCTGTTCGTGTCGTCCTCCGGCGTGGTGCTGCACCAGCGCGTGCACACGGGCGAGCGGCCCTTCCCCTGCGCGCAGTGCGGCAAGCGCTTCCGGCAGAACACGCACCTGCGGGAGCACCTGCGCACGCACTCGGGCGAGAGGCCCTTCCGCTGCGAGCTGTGCGGGAAGGGCTTCGTGCAGAGCATGCACCTGGCCGAGCACCGCCGCACGCACACCGGGGAGCGCCCGCACGCCTGCGCCGTGTGCGGCAAGGCCTTCAAGACCTTCTCCAACCTGCGCAGCCACCGCAAGACCCACGCCCGCGCCCCGCCCGAGGAGGCCGCCGCCGCCCTGGCCCTGACGGACGCCGCCGCCGCGGTGCCCGCCCtctgccagcagggggagccgcAGCTCATCCAGATACAGACGCAGCAG GGTCAGAACACGCCCACCATCATGTGCAACGAGTTCGGGGAGACCATCGCCATCATCGAGACCAGCGAGGGCGGCGCCCTGCCCCTGGCCGAGGCCATCGAGATCTACCAGACCGCCCTGGAGAACAGCCTGGGCCTGGACTCCATCACCGTGGACAGCCTGCAGCTCCTCTGA